The Mycobacterium avium subsp. avium genomic sequence CCGCCCGTGGCGGCAGGGAGACGATGACGCCTTCGATGACCTCACATGGTCGGACCCCAGACGCTTTTGATGACGACGCTCGACGGATGTAATCCGATTGCCCCTGAAGGCGTGATCGGCCACCATTGCTATTCATGCGCGTTGTGTTGGTGACCGGTGCGCGCGACTGGCCCGACGACCATATCGTGTGGGGTGTGCTCTCGGAGCAGGTACGGGAGCACGGCCCGTTCGTATTGGTGCACGGCGGATTGCCGGTGGGCGTTGACGCCCTGGCCCACGAATGGCTGTCGATTGAGGATCCGGCGTGCGACCTTCCGTGCTGCGATCCTGAGAACATGCGCCTGATGCAGCAACTCGAGGAGAGCTATCCCGTCGACCTGAGGGCCGAAGGATTCGCCGGTATCGCAACGCGTAATCAGCGCATGGTCGATCGCGGCGCCGATGTGTGCCTGGCCTTCATCGGTCAGCGGTCGCGCGGATCCATTGACTGCATGACGCGCGCCGACATCGCCGGTATCCCGGTCATCCAATACGGTCCCGAGGTCGGTCCCCAGAGCGCCAAGCACGGCACCCTCTGCTGCTCGGCCTGCGAACACCCCGCCATTGAGCACGATGGCGACGGCTGCCACGTGTTCGGTGACCTCGACGACTGCACTTGCGCCGGCTACCAGGTCGACCCGACGGATCTCGTGTAATCGCGTTGGCTTGGCCGCTACCAGCGGGGCGCCCGCACGCGAACCTCCCGCGCGGGTATCTCCCACGGTGCCAGGGGCCGGTCGACCACCGGCCTAACCGTCTCGGGGCGGATGCGCTCGTCGTTGTGCTCGCGCTCATAACCTTCAGCGTGAATCGCGTTGTGCTGCCTTAGCTCGTCGATCACCTCGGCAAGAAGAATATTGAGCCGACGCACTTCAGCGTCAGCGGCAGTAAGCCGCTCACAGAACGTGACTGACCGGTGGCCGCACCAGCCACGGAGCAGTTCGTGGACTGGACGGTAGTGCTTCCGATACAACTCGTATTCCCTCTCGGGCGGAGAGGTGTCCTTGCCAGATCCGTCAAGCGCTTTGTACTCCCGGCCTCGCTTGCAGTGCTCCCGGATCTCGGCTTCCTCAGCGGTGATCCGGTCCAGGATCGGCACGGGATTCGCGGCGCAGGCGTGTCGGGCAATCAGCAGCGTGCCTTCTGCAGATAGTTCCAATACGTCGTCGCGCTTGAACCACTGGACTTGCTCCAAGATGTCGCTCATCGGCTGACGCATCAGCC encodes the following:
- a CDS encoding SLOG family protein — its product is MRVVLVTGARDWPDDHIVWGVLSEQVREHGPFVLVHGGLPVGVDALAHEWLSIEDPACDLPCCDPENMRLMQQLEESYPVDLRAEGFAGIATRNQRMVDRGADVCLAFIGQRSRGSIDCMTRADIAGIPVIQYGPEVGPQSAKHGTLCCSACEHPAIEHDGDGCHVFGDLDDCTCAGYQVDPTDLV